A genomic window from Desulfatiglans anilini DSM 4660 includes:
- a CDS encoding acetate--CoA ligase family protein: MASETTNLASFFHPRNVAVIGASADPANLGRNIIKNLLNFGYQGEILPVNIQKGVLFGQRIYGSVEEVDHPVDLAVILTPAKTIPGIMEACGRKGVRRIVIESGGFSEMGEEGLPLEEACLSVARRYGIRFVGPNGIGVTNLQNGLVLPFWPMREDLKLGKVSILAQSGGVGLSYLGFLAEENIGLNKFVSMGNKLNVDENDLLEVLIEDEGTEIILLYLEGFKDGRRFLEIASRSPKPILVHKSNRFQESARIAHSHTAALFADDLLVDQALEQVGCVRVNTMVDAVDYVKSLTLPPLRGNRLAVVSRSGGHAVIAADACAHYGFDLPPFPRDFLARIETSFRAKVIRLQNPLDLGDLFDLAVYENIVEEMLKRGDVDGLLLVHGYRRGLDHEDSRKLVRRVEELIDTYRKPVAVAIFTEAVEVDFLRRHTGVPIFTAPENAMRAFYLSHQWGVRKKAAKAISPLAEIRSKTPPASLPPTSGRAHLLLSEATAFVKAYGFPVPEYRLARSAGEAATAWRSIGGPVALKVNRPHISHKTDAGAVILGIDSSDAAAEAFEDLARRLAPEPLEALIQAMAPGGREVILGGKQDEVFGPVVLFGLGGIFVEALEDVAWRAAPLERADARAMMQQIRGRRILEGIRGEEPCDFEALEDLLVRLSRMLVDHPGIFEIDINPVRVGRKGRGAAALDARILLRSGGDPRAD; this comes from the coding sequence ATGGCTTCCGAAACAACCAACCTCGCATCCTTTTTCCACCCCCGCAACGTCGCCGTCATCGGCGCGTCGGCCGACCCGGCCAATCTCGGGCGGAACATCATCAAGAACCTGCTCAATTTCGGGTACCAGGGCGAGATCCTGCCGGTCAACATCCAGAAAGGAGTCCTTTTCGGCCAGCGCATCTACGGCTCGGTCGAGGAGGTGGACCACCCGGTCGACCTGGCGGTGATCCTCACACCGGCAAAGACCATCCCCGGCATCATGGAGGCCTGCGGGCGCAAGGGGGTCCGCCGGATCGTCATCGAATCGGGGGGATTCTCCGAGATGGGGGAGGAAGGACTGCCCCTGGAAGAGGCATGCCTCTCCGTCGCCCGCCGCTACGGCATCCGTTTCGTCGGCCCGAACGGGATCGGCGTCACCAATCTCCAGAACGGGCTGGTGCTCCCCTTCTGGCCGATGCGCGAGGATCTGAAGCTCGGCAAGGTCTCCATCCTGGCCCAGAGCGGCGGCGTCGGGTTGAGCTACCTCGGCTTCCTGGCGGAGGAAAACATCGGGCTGAACAAATTCGTCTCCATGGGAAACAAGCTGAATGTCGACGAGAACGACCTGCTCGAGGTCCTGATCGAGGACGAAGGGACCGAGATCATCCTGCTCTACCTGGAAGGGTTCAAAGACGGGCGCCGCTTCCTGGAGATCGCCTCCCGCTCCCCGAAGCCCATCCTCGTCCACAAATCCAACCGCTTTCAGGAAAGCGCCCGCATTGCCCACTCGCACACCGCCGCCCTCTTCGCGGATGACCTCCTGGTGGATCAGGCCCTGGAACAGGTCGGCTGCGTCCGAGTGAACACCATGGTGGACGCCGTCGATTACGTCAAGAGCCTGACCCTTCCGCCCCTCAGGGGAAACCGGCTGGCGGTCGTTTCCCGCTCCGGCGGGCACGCCGTCATCGCCGCCGATGCCTGCGCCCACTACGGCTTCGACCTGCCGCCTTTTCCGCGCGACTTCCTCGCCCGGATCGAAACGAGCTTCCGCGCCAAGGTCATCCGCCTCCAGAACCCGCTCGATCTGGGCGACCTGTTCGATCTGGCCGTCTATGAAAACATTGTCGAGGAGATGCTCAAACGGGGCGACGTGGACGGCCTCCTTCTCGTGCACGGCTACCGGCGCGGGCTGGACCACGAAGACAGCCGGAAGCTGGTCCGCCGGGTGGAGGAACTGATCGATACGTATCGGAAGCCCGTCGCAGTCGCCATCTTCACCGAGGCGGTGGAGGTGGATTTTCTGCGGCGGCACACCGGCGTCCCCATCTTCACCGCCCCCGAAAACGCCATGCGCGCCTTTTATCTTTCCCACCAGTGGGGCGTCCGCAAAAAGGCCGCCAAGGCGATCAGCCCCCTTGCGGAAATCCGCTCCAAGACGCCGCCTGCCTCCCTCCCCCCGACGTCAGGGCGCGCACACCTGCTCCTGAGCGAAGCCACAGCCTTTGTCAAGGCCTACGGCTTTCCGGTTCCGGAATACAGGCTGGCACGGTCCGCCGGCGAGGCCGCAACGGCCTGGCGGAGCATCGGCGGCCCGGTCGCCCTGAAGGTCAACCGCCCGCACATCTCGCACAAGACCGATGCGGGCGCGGTGATCCTGGGCATCGATTCGAGCGATGCCGCGGCAGAGGCCTTCGAGGACCTGGCCCGGAGGCTGGCCCCGGAGCCGCTGGAGGCCCTGATCCAGGCCATGGCGCCAGGCGGCCGCGAAGTGATTCTCGGAGGCAAGCAAGACGAGGTGTTCGGGCCTGTGGTCCTCTTCGGGCTGGGAGGCATCTTCGTCGAAGCGCTCGAGGACGTGGCCTGGCGCGCCGCACCCCTCGAACGAGCCGATGCCCGTGCCATGATGCAGCAAATCCGCGGCCGGAGGATCCTCGAGGGCATCCGCGGGGAGGAGCCGTGCGATTTCGAGGCGCTGGAAGACCTGCTCGTCCGGCTCTCGCGGATGCTCGTGGACCACCCCGGCATCTTCGAAATCGACATCAACCCCGTGCGGGTGGGGCGGAAGGGGCGCGGGGCGGCGGCACTCGATGCGCGGATTCTGCTTCGATCCGGCGGAGACCCCCGGGCGGACTGA
- a CDS encoding beta-ketoacyl-[acyl-carrier-protein] synthase family protein yields MGFKRVVITGLGPITPVGIGKEAFWKALVSGKSGARRIVFEDCEMDQYNSQIACPVPSFDLGDFIPRTKSFRYLGRTSEFALAGARLALEDAGFTLLPREGDKGEFDFTLKGVEAHRVGAILGVGAQNMDLCERWHKSFLKYHGPKRISPFGLPHVQICSVPVTVTMKYGIHGIASTVSTACASSNHAMIASYKQILLGEETVMVTGGVDACITPFVFGGFAAMNAMSRRNDEPEKASRPFDRDRDGFVMGEGAGIVILEERSHALERGARIYCEMSGYGATSDAYHIAAPEPTARMQAKAMEDALKRAGRRPEEIDYINAHGTSTPLNDPAETRAIKEALGKHAYRIPINSTKSITGHMIGAAGGVEAIAIALTIERGWIHPTINLDHPDPECDLNYTPLVAVQGAVTRCLNNSFGFGGQNASIVLERFEP; encoded by the coding sequence ATGGGTTTCAAGCGAGTCGTCATCACTGGCCTTGGGCCGATCACGCCGGTCGGCATCGGCAAGGAGGCCTTCTGGAAGGCGTTGGTCTCCGGAAAGTCGGGGGCGCGCCGGATCGTCTTCGAAGACTGCGAGATGGACCAGTACAACTCACAGATCGCCTGCCCCGTCCCGTCCTTCGATCTGGGGGATTTTATCCCACGTACCAAGAGCTTCCGCTATCTGGGGCGCACCTCCGAATTCGCCCTGGCCGGGGCGCGGCTGGCGCTCGAGGACGCGGGTTTCACCCTCCTGCCCAGGGAGGGGGATAAGGGCGAGTTCGATTTTACGCTGAAAGGCGTCGAAGCGCATCGGGTCGGCGCCATCCTCGGAGTCGGGGCGCAGAACATGGACCTGTGCGAGCGGTGGCACAAGAGCTTTCTGAAATACCACGGCCCCAAAAGGATTTCCCCTTTCGGCCTACCCCATGTGCAGATCTGCTCCGTGCCGGTGACGGTTACGATGAAGTATGGGATCCACGGCATCGCCTCGACGGTCTCGACGGCCTGCGCCTCTTCGAACCACGCCATGATCGCCTCCTACAAACAGATCCTGCTTGGGGAGGAGACCGTGATGGTGACGGGAGGGGTGGATGCCTGCATCACGCCGTTCGTTTTCGGAGGGTTTGCAGCCATGAACGCCATGAGCCGCCGAAACGACGAACCCGAGAAGGCCTCCAGACCTTTTGACAGGGATCGCGACGGGTTTGTCATGGGAGAGGGGGCCGGGATCGTCATCCTGGAGGAGCGAAGCCATGCGCTCGAGCGCGGCGCCCGCATCTACTGCGAGATGTCGGGGTACGGGGCGACCTCGGATGCCTATCACATCGCGGCGCCGGAACCGACCGCCCGCATGCAGGCCAAGGCGATGGAAGATGCATTGAAAAGGGCTGGACGCAGGCCGGAGGAGATCGATTACATCAACGCCCACGGGACGTCCACGCCCCTGAACGATCCCGCAGAGACCCGCGCGATCAAAGAGGCCCTCGGAAAACATGCCTACCGAATCCCCATCAATTCCACCAAATCGATCACGGGCCACATGATCGGCGCCGCCGGGGGGGTTGAAGCCATCGCGATTGCGCTGACGATCGAGCGGGGGTGGATTCATCCCACCATCAACCTGGATCATCCGGATCCGGAGTGCGATCTGAACTACACGCCGCTTGTGGCGGTCCAAGGCGCCGTCACCCGATGCCTCAACAACAGCTTCGGTTTCGGCGGACAGAACGCGTCGATCGTCCTGGAGCGTTTCGAACCCTGA
- a CDS encoding AAA family ATPase, translating into MAVVTISRQFGAGGRTLAERVAKELGYRYVHEDMIKEIAIKAQVSHDQIKSFEKRGTDKLMKFLDKIVSTSYVERLCADNYGYVDEKSYVDAVKETILDFYEKGDVVLVGRGGQFILEKHAGAVHILLVGDVPSRIHFLVTQYGLKQEDAEKAMRRADDIRSRFLNFYAEPERHDDPLSYDLTINTGRVSMDAAVDLIVGLAGKKT; encoded by the coding sequence ATGGCGGTTGTGACGATTTCGCGGCAGTTCGGAGCAGGGGGAAGAACCCTGGCGGAGCGGGTGGCCAAGGAGTTGGGATATCGGTATGTTCACGAAGATATGATCAAGGAGATTGCGATCAAGGCGCAGGTGTCCCACGACCAGATCAAGTCCTTCGAGAAGCGTGGCACTGACAAACTGATGAAGTTTTTGGACAAGATCGTTTCGACCAGCTATGTTGAAAGACTCTGCGCCGATAACTACGGTTATGTCGACGAGAAGAGTTATGTCGACGCGGTCAAAGAGACCATCCTCGATTTTTATGAGAAGGGTGACGTGGTGCTGGTCGGAAGAGGCGGCCAGTTCATTCTGGAGAAGCACGCAGGAGCGGTGCATATTCTCCTGGTCGGGGACGTGCCTTCACGCATCCACTTTCTGGTCACCCAGTATGGTCTCAAGCAGGAAGATGCCGAAAAGGCCATGCGCAGGGCTGACGATATCAGAAGCCGCTTCCTCAATTTCTACGCGGAGCCGGAACGGCACGATGATCCGCTCTCGTATGACCTGACCATCAACACGGGTCGGGTGTCCATGGATGCAGCCGTGGATTTGATCGTCGGTCTGGCGGGAAAAAAGACCTGA
- a CDS encoding FAD-binding oxidoreductase: MESFVQSGKWVTDPDIVEGYRHDALGMQGGFEALFRPEDTADIQECLRMISDRGGSVTCQGLRSSLTGASMAPGGVALSLERFNRILDIDRVRRRALVEPGVVLAEFKAAAAAEGLFYPPDPTSAAECTLGGNVATNASGSRSLKYGATIEWVRALQVVDGSGRVITARTAEGGKICAGYGAFYDPARLFVGSEGTLGVVTRIEVALTELPEAFMLVLVFFPDMSRALDFVISAREDPACDPRSLEFLDEGCLEIIRGRAEGLSIPPSARAIVYFEQEYGAEEGYEARLEAWSRLIEQHTPLAGDTRIALTDAQKDHVMKLRHFVPESMNALSIQAVRTGGCKISTDWAVPYRRLPELFACFEEVRARLGSMPVVRFAHIGEGHPHFNFIARDPEEKRTAEEVDLLMARRAVALGGTITGEHGVGKMKREHLALQYPPAVITAMKALKRSFDPKGILAPGNIFPADEGP, encoded by the coding sequence TTGGAATCCTTCGTACAGTCAGGCAAGTGGGTGACCGACCCCGACATCGTCGAGGGTTACCGCCACGATGCCCTGGGGATGCAGGGCGGTTTCGAGGCGCTTTTCAGGCCGGAAGACACCGCCGACATCCAGGAATGCCTGCGGATGATCTCGGACAGGGGAGGGTCCGTCACCTGCCAGGGTCTGCGCTCCTCGCTCACCGGGGCCTCGATGGCGCCGGGGGGCGTCGCCCTGTCGCTCGAGCGGTTCAACCGGATCCTGGATATCGATCGAGTCCGGCGGCGCGCCCTGGTCGAACCGGGGGTGGTCCTGGCCGAGTTCAAGGCGGCGGCCGCCGCGGAAGGTCTTTTCTATCCACCGGATCCGACCAGCGCGGCCGAGTGCACTCTGGGCGGAAACGTGGCCACCAACGCATCGGGCTCCCGTTCCCTCAAATACGGGGCCACGATCGAATGGGTCAGGGCGCTGCAGGTTGTGGACGGATCGGGGCGTGTGATCACGGCGCGCACCGCCGAGGGCGGCAAGATCTGCGCCGGTTACGGCGCGTTTTACGATCCGGCGCGCCTCTTTGTCGGATCGGAGGGTACGCTCGGGGTCGTGACCCGGATCGAGGTCGCCCTGACCGAACTGCCCGAGGCCTTCATGCTCGTACTGGTCTTTTTCCCCGACATGAGCCGCGCGCTCGACTTCGTCATCAGCGCACGGGAGGATCCGGCCTGCGATCCACGGAGCCTGGAGTTCCTGGACGAAGGCTGCCTGGAGATCATCCGGGGCAGGGCCGAGGGCCTCAGCATCCCGCCATCCGCCCGTGCAATCGTCTACTTCGAACAGGAATACGGAGCGGAGGAGGGCTACGAGGCCCGGCTGGAGGCCTGGTCCCGTCTGATCGAACAGCACACGCCGCTGGCCGGCGACACCCGGATCGCCTTGACGGATGCGCAGAAGGACCACGTCATGAAATTGCGCCATTTCGTGCCGGAGAGCATGAATGCGCTCAGCATCCAGGCGGTCCGCACAGGCGGCTGCAAGATTTCGACGGATTGGGCCGTTCCGTATCGGCGTCTCCCGGAGCTGTTCGCCTGTTTCGAAGAGGTCCGGGCCCGCCTCGGATCGATGCCGGTGGTGCGCTTTGCACACATCGGCGAGGGCCATCCGCACTTCAATTTCATCGCCCGCGATCCGGAGGAGAAGCGAACGGCCGAGGAGGTGGACCTGCTGATGGCGCGCAGGGCGGTCGCGCTGGGCGGGACCATCACCGGGGAGCATGGGGTCGGAAAGATGAAACGGGAGCACCTCGCGCTCCAATATCCTCCTGCCGTCATCACCGCCATGAAGGCGCTCAAGCGCAGCTTCGACCCGAAGGGGATCCTCGCGCCCGGAAACATCTTCCCGGCCGATGAAGGGCCTTGA
- a CDS encoding MBL fold metallo-hydrolase, with protein MKAVCEGVYFIPGRDEMIPDAHMYVIGGPDAEDLTLVDAGLVGKGAYKLDAIRRLGLDPAKVKRIILTHTHLDHIGCLRELLDALGEVELWIHRAEAEPLEQGDPRTVYGMDMFRNMCEMQYGLTPKALTFTVDRKLEDGEVVELGGMDWEILHIPGHSAGSIGLYNRSGRILISGDVVYADYAIGRFDLHGASGPQLRESLLRLAELEVDVLLPGHNQIMKKVPPGYVADTARQWAPYLS; from the coding sequence ATGAAAGCAGTGTGCGAGGGAGTCTATTTCATACCGGGGCGGGACGAGATGATCCCGGACGCTCATATGTACGTCATCGGCGGGCCGGACGCCGAAGACCTGACGCTGGTCGATGCCGGCCTGGTCGGAAAAGGGGCCTACAAGCTGGATGCGATCCGGCGGCTGGGTTTGGATCCGGCCAAGGTGAAGCGGATCATTCTGACCCATACCCATCTCGATCACATCGGTTGTCTGCGCGAGCTGCTCGACGCCCTGGGGGAGGTCGAATTGTGGATCCACCGGGCGGAGGCCGAACCCCTGGAGCAGGGGGACCCCAGGACCGTCTACGGGATGGATATGTTCCGGAACATGTGCGAGATGCAATACGGTCTGACGCCGAAGGCCCTCACCTTCACAGTGGACCGCAAACTCGAGGACGGGGAGGTGGTCGAACTCGGGGGGATGGATTGGGAGATCCTGCACATCCCGGGGCATTCGGCCGGCTCCATCGGACTCTACAACCGCTCCGGCAGGATCCTGATCTCCGGAGACGTCGTGTACGCCGATTATGCCATCGGCCGCTTCGATCTTCACGGCGCGAGCGGGCCGCAGCTCAGGGAGTCGCTGCTGCGGCTGGCGGAACTCGAGGTCGATGTGCTGCTGCCCGGGCACAACCAGATCATGAAAAAGGTCCCCCCCGGTTATGTCGCCGATACGGCCCGCCAGTGGGCGCCGTATCTCTCCTGA
- a CDS encoding GNAT family N-acetyltransferase: MSRRGRFGKYGETKRLERLRRSRLTRRMAGAGGRAFPSAPGRGPGAGRKSAAPFVRSSLESDASFIEALSRRVFTRYGGTYGEILSEWFRHRFGMTLVAVLGRSRAGFVMMGPVDGNGRFHCTVEILAIAVEPRFQGMGVGRRLLSEALKKARTGGARSVVLHTAEGNLPALKLFKSFGLVPLGLKESFYPEGQNAYLMIRPIEG, from the coding sequence GTGAGTCGCAGGGGACGCTTCGGAAAATACGGCGAGACGAAACGCTTGGAGCGGCTGCGGCGCAGCCGTCTGACCAGGCGGATGGCCGGGGCCGGCGGAAGGGCTTTTCCGTCTGCGCCGGGCCGGGGCCCCGGGGCCGGGCGGAAGTCCGCCGCGCCCTTCGTCCGTTCCTCCCTGGAGTCGGACGCCTCCTTCATCGAGGCCTTGAGCCGCCGCGTATTCACGCGGTATGGGGGGACCTACGGAGAGATCCTCTCAGAGTGGTTCAGACATCGGTTCGGCATGACGCTCGTGGCTGTGCTGGGCCGCTCCCGGGCCGGTTTTGTCATGATGGGTCCGGTCGATGGGAACGGCCGGTTCCATTGCACCGTGGAGATCCTGGCGATCGCGGTGGAGCCCCGGTTCCAGGGCATGGGGGTCGGACGCAGGCTTTTGTCCGAGGCCTTGAAGAAGGCGCGGACAGGGGGCGCCCGGAGCGTGGTGCTGCACACCGCCGAAGGAAATTTGCCGGCCTTGAAGCTGTTCAAATCCTTCGGCCTCGTGCCGCTGGGGCTGAAGGAAAGCTTTTACCCCGAGGGGCAGAACGCCTATTTGATGATTCGGCCGATCGAGGGGTGA
- the rnc gene encoding ribonuclease III — MENEIVNLTELGRRLGHRFKRKELLFQALCHASYINEQASSDLADNERLEFLGDAVLDLAISDLLMQRFQEATEGDLSKYRAMIVDESGLFEIAQRLGLGDYILLGKGEAQSDGRAKPSILANTVEAIVGAVFLDAGFQKARKVIDTLFAPLIEKVQSRDRVHDYKSLLQEYTQKAFRSLPQYSLIEETGPPHDKTFKIALWLSGTMLAEGCGKSKKEAEQQAAREAFRCLDPV, encoded by the coding sequence TTGGAAAACGAAATCGTCAATCTCACCGAACTCGGACGAAGGCTGGGCCACCGGTTCAAGAGGAAAGAACTCCTGTTCCAGGCCCTTTGCCACGCCTCTTACATCAACGAGCAGGCCTCTTCGGATCTGGCGGACAACGAGCGCCTCGAGTTCCTGGGCGACGCCGTTCTCGACCTCGCCATCAGCGACCTCCTGATGCAGCGTTTTCAGGAGGCGACAGAAGGGGACCTGTCCAAATACCGGGCCATGATCGTCGACGAGTCAGGGCTGTTTGAAATCGCTCAACGGCTCGGACTCGGCGACTATATCCTCCTCGGCAAAGGGGAGGCCCAGAGCGACGGGCGCGCCAAACCTTCCATCCTCGCCAACACCGTCGAGGCGATCGTGGGCGCCGTTTTTCTCGACGCGGGCTTCCAAAAGGCCAGAAAGGTGATCGACACTCTCTTCGCGCCCCTGATCGAAAAGGTTCAAAGCCGGGACCGGGTCCACGATTACAAAAGCCTTCTGCAGGAATACACCCAGAAGGCCTTCCGCTCGCTTCCCCAGTACAGTCTCATCGAGGAGACCGGCCCCCCGCACGACAAGACCTTCAAAATCGCTTTATGGCTGAGCGGCACCATGTTAGCCGAGGGGTGCGGCAAAAGCAAGAAAGAGGCGGAGCAGCAAGCCGCCAGGGAGGCCTTCCGGTGTCTCGATCCGGTCTGA
- a CDS encoding elongator complex protein 3 has protein sequence MSRSGLTPFIVPVFLPHQGCPHRCIFCDQHRITGHDEHPLRGAEIGRILEQALGSRLPAGAEVAFYGGTFTRLPIERMEELLSAVQPFREKGAVVRIRVSTRPDALDPVRLETLRRFGVTTVELGAQSMEPEVLRLAGRGHGPEATRDAVAALRGMGFKVGIQLMPGLPGDTADAFQSTVQAVIELHPDMARLYPAIVIEGTAMAEWYKAGRYRPLSVEEAATRCAEACRRLEESGIPVIRIGLLPSPALRESGRILAGPWHPSFGSLVRAAVYRATLRNQLPQVPRGRTIQLMAPQKDIPLLRGHRNQGLAWFEATTGSRVAAVLPDESLPPGRIRVVEA, from the coding sequence GTGTCTCGATCCGGTCTGACGCCATTTATCGTCCCCGTTTTTCTGCCGCATCAAGGCTGTCCGCACCGCTGCATCTTCTGCGACCAGCACCGCATCACCGGCCATGACGAACACCCCCTGCGGGGCGCGGAGATCGGCCGGATCCTGGAACAGGCGCTTGGCTCGCGGCTCCCCGCCGGGGCGGAGGTCGCCTTTTACGGCGGGACTTTTACGCGGCTGCCGATCGAGCGTATGGAGGAACTCCTGTCGGCGGTCCAACCTTTCAGGGAAAAAGGCGCCGTCGTCCGCATCCGCGTCTCGACCCGCCCCGACGCCCTGGATCCCGTGCGGCTGGAAACACTGCGCCGCTTCGGGGTCACGACCGTCGAACTCGGCGCCCAGTCGATGGAGCCGGAGGTCCTCCGTCTCGCCGGCAGAGGACACGGCCCGGAAGCCACCCGCGACGCGGTCGCCGCTCTGCGCGGCATGGGGTTCAAGGTGGGGATCCAGCTGATGCCGGGCCTCCCCGGGGACACCGCAGATGCCTTCCAATCCACCGTCCAGGCCGTCATCGAGCTTCATCCCGACATGGCCCGGCTCTACCCTGCGATCGTGATCGAAGGCACCGCCATGGCGGAATGGTACAAGGCGGGGCGCTACCGCCCCCTGTCCGTGGAAGAGGCCGCAACCCGGTGCGCCGAGGCCTGCCGGCGCCTCGAAGAAAGCGGCATTCCCGTCATCCGGATCGGTCTGCTGCCCTCGCCGGCTCTCCGCGAATCGGGGCGTATCCTGGCCGGCCCCTGGCACCCTTCCTTCGGCTCCCTGGTGAGGGCCGCGGTCTATCGCGCAACCCTTCGAAACCAGCTCCCCCAGGTCCCTCGGGGCCGCACCATCCAGCTCATGGCCCCGCAAAAGGACATCCCGCTCCTTCGCGGACACCGGAATCAGGGCCTTGCCTGGTTCGAGGCGACGACCGGCAGCCGGGTCGCGGCCGTCCTCCCGGACGAAAGCCTTCCGCCAGGGCGCATCCGGGTGGTCGAGGCATGA
- the era gene encoding GTPase Era, whose amino-acid sequence MSFLSGFVAIAGPPNVGKSTLLNRILGRKVSIVSPKPQTTRNRITAVLNGEDFQVVFIDTPGIHKTKTALHRSMVESSMAALQEVDLVLLLIDAGRPNDPEIPPIIRRLHASRKPAILVINKMDLGPPERTLPVIEQFRSAYPFEAFLPVSALRGDGVEALLGQIKTHLEPGPQFFPPDISTDQTEAFFIAEIIREKIFLRTRGDIPYACAVTVDRIEERASGDLLEIDARIHVETENQKGILIGRQGKMIQSIGRAARLELEKRFGIRVFLSLSVRVEKNWNKDTRALRRLGY is encoded by the coding sequence ATGAGCTTCCTCTCGGGATTCGTCGCCATCGCCGGCCCGCCGAACGTCGGGAAGTCCACCCTCCTGAACCGCATCCTCGGCCGGAAGGTTTCCATCGTCTCCCCCAAACCCCAGACCACCCGGAACCGGATCACAGCCGTCTTGAACGGCGAGGATTTTCAGGTCGTTTTCATCGACACGCCCGGCATCCACAAAACGAAGACCGCCCTGCACCGCAGCATGGTGGAATCGTCCATGGCGGCCCTTCAGGAGGTCGACCTGGTGCTCCTCTTGATCGACGCGGGCCGGCCCAACGACCCCGAGATCCCGCCGATCATCCGCCGGCTGCATGCCTCCCGCAAACCGGCGATCCTCGTCATCAACAAGATGGACCTGGGGCCTCCGGAGCGCACCCTTCCCGTCATCGAACAGTTCCGTTCGGCCTACCCTTTCGAGGCCTTTCTCCCGGTCTCGGCCCTGCGGGGGGACGGGGTGGAAGCGCTCCTCGGGCAGATCAAGACCCATTTGGAGCCGGGGCCCCAGTTCTTTCCTCCGGACATCTCGACCGACCAGACCGAGGCCTTTTTCATCGCCGAGATCATCAGGGAAAAGATCTTTCTGCGCACGCGCGGAGACATCCCTTACGCCTGCGCGGTGACCGTCGACCGGATCGAGGAGAGGGCGAGCGGGGATCTTCTGGAGATCGACGCCCGGATTCATGTCGAAACCGAAAACCAGAAGGGCATCCTGATCGGCAGGCAGGGAAAAATGATTCAGTCGATCGGGCGCGCAGCGAGGCTGGAACTGGAGAAGCGCTTCGGGATCCGGGTCTTCCTCTCCCTCAGCGTACGGGTGGAGAAGAACTGGAACAAGGACACTCGGGCCCTCCGGCGGCTGGGGTACTGA